From the Candidatus Bathyarchaeota archaeon genome, one window contains:
- a CDS encoding Ig-like domain-containing protein gives MRKDTVFVAFLAMLLVAGVGATVYAKPAVSVYVMNPTNPSTSAQGTLLGTHWVGEIPVKLTSGAETVTTVSYCMNPEKVIEAGSTYAAVLAAVEDTAAWRAVSYVLSWNYPTDDTSAAVDQTAIWRLLNRGFTPAWLQGTAIDNAGKELAELAHGKDVVRKTDQFTWISPIAGNMSNVQAVPGETVTFAAQLTTQTGAPRANVRVDFTATLNMLQLNSTYLSPATAHTNSQGIAQVTLTVPADAAMGSTIEVKASTHSIWPQQYVNLKDPAKQDLIGISENFELTTSCNLCVLASVLVVPEYTLGALGALAASAAAFIIGTKIKKVNAKN, from the coding sequence ATGAGAAAAGATACGGTGTTTGTTGCGTTCTTGGCGATGCTTCTTGTCGCGGGTGTAGGCGCAACTGTTTATGCAAAACCAGCAGTTTCAGTTTATGTGATGAATCCTACTAATCCGTCAACAAGTGCTCAGGGCACTTTATTGGGTACGCATTGGGTAGGTGAAATTCCTGTTAAGCTAACTAGTGGTGCTGAGACGGTTACGACGGTATCGTATTGTATGAACCCTGAGAAGGTCATTGAGGCAGGCAGCACTTACGCGGCGGTACTTGCGGCTGTGGAGGACACGGCGGCGTGGAGAGCAGTAAGTTATGTGTTGAGCTGGAATTACCCCACTGATGATACGTCAGCAGCAGTTGACCAAACAGCGATTTGGAGGTTGCTAAACAGAGGCTTTACGCCAGCATGGCTACAAGGAACAGCAATTGACAACGCAGGCAAAGAACTTGCAGAACTAGCGCATGGCAAAGACGTAGTCAGAAAAACAGACCAGTTCACATGGATTTCCCCCATCGCAGGCAACATGTCCAACGTGCAAGCTGTCCCAGGTGAAACAGTAACCTTTGCCGCCCAACTAACCACCCAAACAGGCGCCCCACGAGCAAACGTTAGAGTAGACTTCACCGCCACATTAAACATGCTACAGTTAAACTCAACCTACCTATCCCCCGCAACCGCGCACACTAACAGCCAAGGCATCGCGCAAGTCACCTTAACCGTACCCGCAGACGCCGCCATGGGCTCAACCATAGAAGTCAAAGCCTCAACACACAGCATATGGCCCCAACAATACGTCAACCTTAAAGACCCCGCAAAACAAGACCTAATTGGCATAAGCGAAAACTTCGAGTTAACCACCTCATGCAACCTGTGTGTACTAGCCAGCGTACTGGTGGTTCCTGAATACACCTTAGGAGCACTTGGCGCTTTGGCAGCATCCGCAGCAGCATTCATAATCGGGACTAAAATCAAAAAAGTAAACGCCAAAAACTAA
- a CDS encoding GNAT family N-acetyltransferase — protein MSDTVTVEALTPKNYREVGCPCFMAPSHEGHQKKLDWLSKRFAEGFTIKLLFAQGVKKPIGFIEYVPGEYAWRAVDAKNYVFIHCVWMNPNKYKNKGYGSLLVEEAVKDSKAAGKLGVAVVTSDGAHMAGKELFLKNGFEVVETQDRFELLVKQLKPGAQPKFKDWKKQLNQYTGLNVVYSMQCPWVARSIPELQEIAKENGLDLKVTPLKTAKDAQNAPNIYATFTLINDGRIYADHYISNTRFKNILKKELKLSK, from the coding sequence ATGAGCGATACCGTAACTGTTGAGGCTTTAACTCCAAAGAATTATCGCGAAGTTGGGTGTCCCTGTTTTATGGCTCCTTCCCATGAGGGTCATCAGAAAAAACTGGATTGGCTCTCTAAACGATTCGCGGAAGGCTTCACCATCAAACTGCTTTTTGCTCAAGGCGTAAAAAAACCCATTGGGTTTATCGAGTACGTGCCAGGGGAGTATGCTTGGCGGGCAGTAGACGCAAAAAATTACGTGTTTATTCATTGTGTGTGGATGAACCCTAACAAGTACAAGAACAAAGGTTACGGTTCACTCTTAGTTGAGGAAGCAGTCAAAGACTCCAAAGCAGCGGGAAAGCTGGGTGTTGCTGTGGTCACCAGTGATGGGGCTCACATGGCAGGCAAAGAGCTTTTCCTAAAAAACGGCTTTGAAGTCGTGGAAACCCAAGACCGCTTCGAACTACTTGTAAAACAACTAAAACCTGGCGCCCAACCCAAATTCAAAGACTGGAAAAAACAGCTAAACCAATACACGGGCTTAAACGTTGTCTACTCCATGCAGTGCCCCTGGGTTGCCCGCTCCATACCTGAACTGCAAGAAATCGCCAAAGAAAACGGCTTAGACCTCAAAGTAACCCCGCTCAAAACCGCAAAAGACGCCCAAAACGCCCCCAACATCTACGCGACTTTTACCCTAATTAACGACGGCAGAATCTACGCCGACCACTACATCTCCAACACACGCTTCAAAAACATACTCAAAAAGGAGCTAAAACTATCAAAGTAG
- a CDS encoding ABC transporter permease, with protein MSNAKETPLRKRSKSSQILAGVLVNSIYEMKNYPVVLINTVFAPFSFLFLIVLVSRGSLIGPAIAGAFIMTMFQSGMSIQTDLSHLKNDFRLQDMVVSSPTSWVTYLFGIALGEIVYSLPALIVLSVLAHFFLTLSLVGLLQFVAVLFLMFLVSIAIGFTLSTFSSDIVQSFAFSRLISMLFSTIPPVYYPITYIPMPFQYLAYFSPTTYVAQIAQNAAGYLDVSTLTIALDWTVLLVLAMVLFLLAKTKARWRDI; from the coding sequence ATGTCTAACGCTAAAGAAACGCCGCTGCGCAAACGAAGCAAATCCAGCCAAATTCTCGCAGGCGTCTTGGTTAACTCCATTTACGAAATGAAAAATTACCCTGTTGTTTTGATTAACACGGTTTTTGCGCCTTTCTCTTTTCTGTTTCTAATCGTCTTGGTCAGCCGCGGAAGCCTAATTGGACCCGCCATAGCAGGCGCTTTCATAATGACCATGTTCCAAAGCGGCATGTCCATCCAAACGGATTTGTCACACCTAAAAAACGACTTTAGACTACAGGACATGGTGGTTAGTTCCCCGACTTCTTGGGTAACTTACCTGTTTGGAATCGCTCTGGGCGAGATTGTCTATTCGCTTCCAGCTTTGATTGTGCTCTCTGTGCTAGCTCATTTCTTTTTAACTCTTAGCCTAGTTGGTCTTTTGCAGTTTGTTGCTGTGCTGTTTTTGATGTTTTTGGTATCCATCGCAATCGGCTTTACCCTATCAACCTTCTCTAGCGACATCGTGCAAAGCTTTGCCTTCTCACGGCTAATCTCCATGCTTTTCTCAACAATACCCCCAGTATACTACCCCATAACCTACATTCCAATGCCCTTCCAGTATCTAGCCTACTTTTCTCCCACAACATATGTTGCCCAGATTGCCCAAAACGCCGCAGGATACCTTGACGTTTCAACTTTGACAATTGCTCTAGACTGGACAGTGCTACTTGTCCTAGCCATGGTTCTTTTCCTTCTTGCCAAAACCAAAGCACGATGGCGAGACATCTAA
- a CDS encoding ABC transporter ATP-binding protein encodes MTDITHAVTCNNLVKVYGDSKTRALDSVTFSIPSRGIFVLIGRNGSGKTTLVRILATALEPTSGAAVVNGVDVISQPKRLREKIAIVPQEARPVPWMTPMQTVFSYLLWRGFSYGEAKRRARYWLERVGLGEYSNILNRKLSGGMKRKVSVATVLASEAEIVFLDEPTTGLDPISRRALWDLLKETGKERFTFLTTHYLEEAEALADYIGVLEKGRLVRIGTLEQLRQSVKHNYSVKLLFEPSKSFLEQLSGDVLADKDGFVRILTNEEEAFKIARVLSKGNGRFTINPVSIDDIFFYLISQERGDHANV; translated from the coding sequence ATGACAGATATCACCCACGCTGTTACATGCAATAATTTGGTGAAGGTCTATGGGGACAGCAAGACCCGTGCGCTTGATTCGGTGACGTTTTCTATTCCTTCACGGGGCATCTTTGTACTGATTGGCAGGAACGGTTCGGGCAAGACTACTTTGGTTAGGATTTTGGCAACTGCGCTTGAACCTACCTCTGGTGCAGCCGTGGTTAACGGGGTTGATGTTATTTCGCAGCCAAAGCGGCTTAGAGAAAAAATCGCCATCGTCCCCCAAGAAGCTCGTCCAGTGCCTTGGATGACACCCATGCAAACCGTGTTCTCGTACCTGCTTTGGCGTGGATTTAGCTATGGCGAGGCAAAGAGGCGTGCACGCTACTGGCTGGAGCGCGTGGGGCTTGGCGAATACAGCAACATCCTAAACCGAAAGCTCTCTGGCGGCATGAAAAGAAAAGTCTCCGTTGCTACGGTTTTGGCTTCTGAGGCAGAAATTGTTTTTCTTGACGAACCCACCACAGGACTCGACCCCATATCCCGAAGAGCACTGTGGGACCTTCTCAAAGAAACCGGCAAAGAACGCTTTACGTTTTTAACTACGCATTATCTGGAGGAAGCAGAGGCTCTTGCGGACTACATTGGCGTGTTGGAGAAGGGACGGCTGGTTCGCATTGGGACTTTAGAGCAGCTTAGGCAAAGCGTGAAGCACAATTACAGCGTCAAACTGCTTTTTGAGCCGTCAAAAAGTTTTCTTGAACAACTCAGCGGAGACGTCTTAGCTGACAAGGACGGGTTTGTCCGCATTTTAACCAATGAAGAAGAAGCGTTTAAAATTGCCCGCGTCCTCTCCAAAGGCAACGGACGATTTACCATAAACCCCGTTTCGATAGACGACATTTTCTTTTACCTCATCAGCCAAGAAAGAGGCGACCACGCCAATGTCTAA
- a CDS encoding pyridoxamine 5'-phosphate oxidase family protein, with translation MSFHVRRKDREITDPEALKKVLSVTQYVTVALCMGDEPYLVALSHGYDPSRNCLYFHCAPDGKKLVYLKANNKVWGQAVQDYGVTDECDYAYKSVHFQGTLHLIKDLEEKQHAMTVLVNQLSNRPQEKLAKIKPEKLAKTTMLRINITHLTGKQHHQP, from the coding sequence ATGTCGTTTCATGTTCGCCGTAAAGACCGCGAAATCACCGACCCAGAAGCGTTAAAAAAAGTTCTTTCAGTTACTCAATATGTTACTGTGGCGTTGTGCATGGGTGATGAGCCTTACTTGGTTGCTTTAAGCCACGGCTACGACCCCTCGCGAAACTGCCTTTATTTTCACTGTGCCCCTGACGGCAAAAAACTCGTTTACCTAAAAGCCAACAACAAGGTTTGGGGGCAAGCCGTCCAGGACTACGGCGTTACCGACGAATGCGACTACGCCTACAAAAGCGTCCACTTCCAAGGCACCCTACACCTTATAAAAGACTTAGAGGAGAAACAGCACGCCATGACCGTACTAGTAAATCAGCTCTCCAACCGCCCCCAAGAAAAACTCGCCAAAATCAAACCTGAAAAACTCGCCAAAACCACCATGCTCCGCATCAACATAACCCACCTAACAGGAAAACAACACCACCAACCCTAA
- a CDS encoding KEOPS complex subunit Pcc1, translated as MEATITLNYQNPKTAVAIANAVSPDNHAAPEGLTITTQQNGNSVTTTIQLNGKLPTLIATIDDLLFCACTAEKALTVATQKPAEHLEG; from the coding sequence TTGGAAGCGACGATAACTCTTAACTACCAAAACCCTAAAACCGCGGTCGCCATAGCAAACGCAGTATCCCCCGACAACCACGCCGCGCCCGAAGGCTTAACCATAACCACCCAGCAAAACGGCAACAGCGTAACCACCACCATACAGCTAAACGGCAAACTCCCCACGCTTATAGCCACCATTGATGACCTGCTGTTTTGCGCCTGCACCGCCGAAAAAGCCCTAACCGTTGCCACCCAAAAACCCGCTGAGCACCTTGAAGGTTAA
- a CDS encoding DHH family phosphoesterase, with amino-acid sequence MPVDQNQIDAFLKTEEQAAQIIKQVIQEDGFIHLFSHLDADGISAAGVMGKALQRLDAKFRIRITQWLDAKILDQIAEDKPDLIILTDFGSGYIDLLNEKVPNTKVVILDHHQTTTPNENPNFTHVNPHLHGIDGATDVSGSGVSYFAARALNPQNVDLAPIAIVGALGDMQDRYDQRKLDGLNALMVKDATEAGLLAVERDLTFFGRETRPIHRTLSSTTNPFLPGISGEEDKSLAFLSSLNIPLKTGDKWRALRDLTEEEKKRLCSALAEYLLSKGLHYEITNLIGHIYVLTAEEPGTPLRDAREFAVVLNSTGRLDRPSLGVSVCMGDRTTALEEAKQALDEYRKSINKYLNWVMEKPERLKELDNIYVVNGEDYVNEKIIGTISSILVSNLPNVEKPLLAYAKVPDEDVVKFSARTTDLAINKGVNLGKVMQAASEQFEGKGGGHNIAAGAQVDLDKVDEFVALANELVAKQFRGEQIGSDDNS; translated from the coding sequence ATGCCTGTTGACCAAAACCAAATTGACGCTTTCTTGAAAACCGAAGAGCAAGCAGCCCAAATCATAAAACAAGTCATCCAAGAAGACGGCTTCATCCACCTCTTCTCTCATCTAGACGCTGATGGCATATCCGCCGCGGGAGTCATGGGCAAAGCCCTGCAGCGCCTAGATGCAAAATTTCGAATACGCATCACTCAGTGGCTAGACGCAAAAATCCTCGACCAAATAGCCGAAGACAAACCCGACCTCATCATCCTCACAGACTTTGGCAGCGGCTACATCGACTTGCTCAACGAAAAAGTCCCCAACACCAAAGTTGTCATACTTGACCATCACCAAACCACCACGCCAAACGAGAACCCCAACTTTACCCACGTAAACCCGCACCTGCACGGCATCGACGGCGCAACTGATGTCAGCGGCTCAGGCGTATCCTACTTTGCAGCCCGCGCCCTAAACCCCCAAAACGTCGACTTAGCCCCTATAGCCATAGTTGGTGCACTGGGTGATATGCAAGACCGCTACGACCAACGCAAACTTGACGGCTTAAACGCCCTTATGGTCAAAGACGCCACAGAAGCAGGACTGCTCGCAGTCGAGAGGGACCTGACGTTTTTTGGCAGGGAAACTCGCCCCATACACCGCACCCTCTCCTCAACCACTAACCCGTTTTTGCCTGGCATTAGCGGCGAAGAAGACAAAAGCCTCGCTTTTCTGTCCAGCTTGAACATTCCGCTTAAGACTGGTGATAAATGGCGGGCGCTGCGTGACCTTACTGAGGAGGAGAAGAAACGTTTATGCTCGGCGTTGGCGGAGTACCTGCTATCCAAGGGTTTGCACTACGAAATCACCAACCTAATTGGGCACATCTACGTTTTAACAGCTGAGGAGCCTGGAACGCCGCTGCGGGACGCCCGCGAATTTGCTGTGGTTTTGAACTCTACGGGGCGCCTTGACCGACCTAGCCTTGGCGTATCCGTGTGCATGGGCGACCGAACCACCGCACTTGAAGAAGCCAAACAAGCCCTCGACGAATACCGCAAAAGTATCAACAAATACCTAAACTGGGTCATGGAAAAGCCTGAGCGCCTCAAAGAACTCGACAACATCTACGTCGTCAACGGCGAAGACTACGTCAACGAAAAAATAATCGGCACCATATCCTCCATACTCGTATCCAACCTCCCCAACGTTGAAAAACCGCTTTTAGCTTACGCCAAAGTCCCCGATGAAGACGTCGTCAAATTCTCTGCGCGAACCACTGACCTTGCAATAAACAAAGGAGTAAACCTGGGCAAAGTTATGCAAGCTGCCAGTGAACAGTTCGAAGGCAAAGGCGGCGGACACAACATCGCAGCAGGCGCCCAAGTAGACCTAGACAAGGTGGATGAGTTTGTGGCGTTGGCAAACGAGTTGGTGGCAAAACAGTTTCGAGGCGAACAAATTGGAAGCGACGATAACTCTTAA
- a CDS encoding 30S ribosomal protein S15 has protein sequence MPKQEHGKSHSIRPVSRRPPSWCKYEPEEVEAFIIKLAKEGHSLSSIGTVLRDQYAIPLAKPVTGKSISQTLKDSGLAPAMPEDLSDLMKKAQRMAVHMDKNHKDSHNKRNMQIIEAKIHKLSRYYKRQGILQQNWKYKPKIASIT, from the coding sequence ATGCCGAAACAGGAACATGGAAAGTCACATAGTATTCGTCCGGTTAGCAGGCGTCCTCCTAGCTGGTGTAAATATGAGCCAGAGGAAGTGGAGGCTTTTATCATAAAGTTAGCTAAGGAAGGTCACAGCCTAAGCAGCATAGGCACCGTTCTAAGAGACCAGTATGCTATTCCTTTGGCTAAACCCGTCACGGGCAAAAGCATCAGCCAAACCCTCAAAGACTCTGGTCTTGCCCCCGCCATGCCCGAAGACCTCTCAGACCTCATGAAAAAAGCACAACGCATGGCAGTTCACATGGACAAAAACCACAAAGACAGCCACAACAAACGCAACATGCAAATCATCGAAGCCAAAATCCACAAACTCTCCCGCTACTACAAACGCCAAGGCATCCTCCAGCAAAACTGGAAATACAAACCAAAAATCGCATCCATCACCTAA
- the rdgB gene encoding RdgB/HAM1 family non-canonical purine NTP pyrophosphatase: MKGKVVFFATGNIHKFNEARVILTQNNIATAMLREKAMEIQSNSLVEIAVASAKDAYPRVNLPLIVEDAGLFIDALNGFPGPYAAYAYKTLGNDGILQLLQGTQNHKATFRSAIAYIDDTLTEPLCFEGEVTGEITQTQQASNPQTAFGFDPIFQPASTKQTFAQMTPQQKNQHSHRAKALQKFANWYKM, translated from the coding sequence TTGAAAGGAAAAGTTGTTTTCTTCGCCACAGGTAACATCCACAAATTCAACGAAGCCCGTGTCATACTGACCCAAAACAACATCGCCACTGCTATGCTGCGTGAAAAAGCCATGGAAATCCAAAGCAACAGCCTTGTAGAAATCGCCGTTGCAAGCGCCAAAGACGCATACCCCCGCGTTAACCTGCCCCTAATTGTCGAAGACGCAGGACTTTTCATAGATGCGCTCAACGGGTTCCCCGGACCCTACGCAGCGTACGCCTACAAGACCCTAGGCAACGACGGCATCCTCCAACTCCTCCAAGGCACCCAAAACCACAAGGCAACTTTCCGCTCAGCCATAGCCTACATCGACGACACCCTAACTGAGCCCCTGTGCTTTGAAGGCGAAGTCACAGGCGAAATCACCCAGACACAGCAAGCCAGCAACCCCCAAACCGCATTTGGCTTTGACCCCATCTTCCAACCCGCAAGTACCAAGCAAACCTTCGCGCAGATGACTCCGCAGCAAAAAAACCAGCACTCTCACCGTGCAAAAGCCCTGCAAAAATTCGCCAACTGGTACAAAATGTAG
- a CDS encoding Kae1-associated kinase Bud32, which yields MGEQNMTLLKKGAEASLSVCVWHGKKVVVKTRLPKAYRPAALDNTIRRFRTAREPQLMHEAKRAAVATPNVYMVDTKNAAITMEYIEGKQAKQLLDTLPDKERQDLCFRIGEAIGKLHRSGLVHGDLTTSNMLIDPSGRLVLVDFGLGDKTSETEAQGVDLHLLKHALQSTHYQNAPACYKTILQGYTQLRGTAAAGKVLEKIREIEKRGRYISERKQDDL from the coding sequence ATGGGTGAACAAAACATGACTTTGTTAAAGAAGGGAGCCGAAGCTAGCCTTAGTGTTTGTGTTTGGCACGGCAAAAAAGTGGTTGTTAAGACGCGTCTGCCCAAAGCATACCGCCCCGCCGCCTTAGACAACACGATTAGACGCTTTAGAACCGCCCGTGAACCCCAACTGATGCATGAAGCCAAACGCGCCGCCGTCGCAACCCCCAACGTCTACATGGTTGACACCAAAAACGCCGCCATAACCATGGAGTACATCGAAGGAAAACAAGCTAAGCAGCTTCTGGACACGCTGCCTGACAAAGAACGCCAAGACCTATGCTTTAGAATCGGAGAAGCGATTGGCAAACTTCACCGCAGCGGCTTAGTCCACGGCGACCTAACAACCTCCAACATGCTCATAGACCCATCTGGCAGACTAGTTCTGGTTGATTTTGGATTAGGCGACAAAACCTCTGAGACCGAAGCCCAAGGCGTCGATTTACACCTGCTCAAACACGCCCTGCAAAGCACCCATTACCAAAACGCCCCCGCCTGCTACAAAACCATCCTCCAAGGCTACACACAACTACGGGGCACCGCGGCGGCTGGGAAGGTTTTAGAGAAAATCAGGGAAATAGAAAAAAGAGGCCGCTACATCTCTGAAAGAAAACAAGACGACTTGTAA
- the kae1 gene encoding KEOPS complex N(6)-L-threonylcarbamoyladenine synthase Kae1, whose amino-acid sequence MTTKPPPEKRLCLGIESTADDFGVGISTFKGDILANVSDGYVPEEGGIHPREAARHHAQVANQVLQDALSQANVKPADLEIIAFAQGPGLGPCLRTGATVARALASYLEVPLVGVNHSVGHIEIGKLQTGAKDPLTLYASGGNTMVTAYASGRYRVFGETLDIALGNCLDVFAREVGLKREGGLPFGAVVEKLALKGERLVSLPYVVKGMDLSLSGLLTAAVTAYQKGVCSLEDLCFSLQETAFSMVTEVTERALAHTEKREVLLTGGVAANKRLQEMLKIISEEHDAAFSVVPLKFATDNGAMIAWTGTLAYLHGLVTPLDKSYVHLKWRVDRVDVPWVNKT is encoded by the coding sequence ATGACAACAAAACCTCCACCAGAAAAGCGCCTTTGCTTGGGCATAGAATCCACTGCCGACGACTTTGGAGTAGGCATCTCAACCTTCAAAGGCGACATACTCGCGAACGTTTCCGACGGCTACGTCCCAGAAGAAGGCGGCATACACCCTCGAGAAGCCGCAAGACACCACGCCCAAGTCGCCAACCAAGTCCTCCAAGATGCGCTCTCCCAAGCAAACGTCAAACCCGCAGATTTAGAGATCATCGCTTTTGCCCAAGGCCCTGGGCTGGGTCCATGCTTGCGTACAGGCGCAACCGTCGCGCGTGCTTTAGCTTCGTATTTAGAAGTGCCGCTGGTAGGCGTGAATCATTCGGTGGGACACATCGAAATTGGCAAACTTCAAACAGGCGCCAAAGACCCCTTAACGCTGTACGCTTCAGGAGGCAACACCATGGTCACCGCATACGCATCAGGCAGGTACCGCGTATTTGGCGAAACGCTAGATATCGCGTTGGGGAACTGTTTAGACGTGTTTGCCCGCGAAGTTGGCCTCAAGCGTGAGGGGGGTTTGCCGTTTGGGGCGGTGGTGGAAAAGCTTGCCTTGAAAGGTGAGCGGTTGGTTTCGTTGCCGTATGTGGTGAAGGGTATGGATTTGTCGTTAAGTGGCTTGCTTACGGCGGCGGTGACGGCTTATCAAAAGGGCGTTTGCAGCCTTGAAGATTTGTGCTTTAGCTTACAGGAAACCGCGTTTTCCATGGTAACCGAAGTTACCGAACGTGCCTTAGCGCACACGGAAAAACGCGAAGTACTCCTGACGGGTGGCGTAGCGGCGAATAAGCGGCTTCAAGAGATGCTAAAAATAATATCTGAAGAGCACGACGCTGCATTTAGCGTGGTTCCCCTAAAATTCGCCACTGACAACGGCGCGATGATTGCATGGACAGGCACTTTGGCGTACCTGCACGGGTTGGTTACGCCTTTGGATAAAAGCTACGTGCACCTGAAGTGGCGCGTGGATAGGGTGGATGTGCCATGGGTGAACAAAACATGA
- a CDS encoding transcriptional regulator, with protein MPKRNDLEQKALHFVVNTGYQGVLQSELWRELGASSREGSRVAIKLEEKGLIRREKELEGGRWTYRLYPKRMPASIESIVDCPCLLCPDSSRCDPTTVISPKSCDRLTEWIINLDKPEEEADLPQ; from the coding sequence ATGCCAAAACGTAACGATCTAGAACAGAAGGCGTTGCATTTCGTTGTTAACACGGGTTATCAGGGGGTGCTTCAGTCGGAGCTGTGGCGAGAACTAGGTGCAAGCAGCAGGGAAGGTTCAAGAGTAGCTATTAAACTTGAAGAAAAAGGCTTGATCCGCAGGGAAAAAGAGTTGGAGGGCGGCAGATGGACGTACCGTCTTTATCCTAAACGTATGCCCGCGAGCATAGAATCCATTGTTGATTGTCCCTGCCTGTTGTGTCCTGACAGTTCACGATGCGACCCCACAACAGTTATCTCGCCTAAAAGCTGTGACCGCTTAACAGAGTGGATCATTAACTTAGACAAACCCGAAGAAGAAGCGGATTTACCCCAGTAA
- a CDS encoding RlmE family RNA methyltransferase, with translation MGKTKTYIKQRKEEYYYKKAKAENYRSRATYKLTQTINKYHFIRYGDIVVDLGAAPGGWIQSARKAAGKKGFVLGVDLKPIEPFEQTYIRTIILDMTEPTAAEQILSFLPRKANVVISDMSPNISGVWEVDHARQIDLATKAFETALQIMRPDGNFFTKVFEGELVNEYLQKIKENFREVKFIKPKASRAKSSEMYILALGLKARHIEPAPETAPEPDLEAVEEEQN, from the coding sequence GTGGGCAAAACCAAGACGTACATCAAGCAACGTAAAGAGGAATATTACTACAAGAAAGCCAAAGCTGAAAACTACCGCAGCCGAGCCACCTACAAACTAACACAGACCATAAACAAGTACCACTTCATACGCTACGGCGACATAGTCGTCGACTTGGGAGCAGCACCCGGCGGATGGATACAGTCAGCAAGAAAAGCCGCAGGCAAAAAAGGCTTCGTCTTAGGCGTTGACCTCAAACCCATCGAGCCATTTGAGCAAACGTATATTCGAACCATAATCCTTGACATGACCGAGCCCACAGCGGCAGAGCAAATCCTAAGTTTCTTGCCCCGCAAAGCAAACGTCGTAATCTCCGACATGTCCCCTAACATCTCAGGCGTTTGGGAAGTCGACCACGCCAGACAAATCGACCTCGCAACCAAAGCCTTCGAAACCGCACTACAAATCATGCGACCCGACGGCAACTTTTTCACCAAAGTCTTCGAAGGCGAACTCGTCAACGAATACCTACAAAAAATCAAAGAAAACTTTAGAGAAGTCAAATTCATAAAACCCAAAGCAAGCCGCGCCAAAAGCAGCGAAATGTACATACTCGCCCTAGGTCTAAAAGCCAGACACATAGAACCTGCTCCTGAAACTGCGCCTGAACCTGACTTGGAAGCAGTAGAAGAAGAGCAAAACTAA